TCGCGCTCTCGTGGGCCTTCATCGTGGCCTGTGAGCGCCTCTAGGAGGGCCCCGGCCATGCTCTACGCCATCGGTGGCATCGTGACGCTCGTGCTCTTCGTCTACCTCTTTGCTGCACTGCTGAAGCCGGAGTGGTTCTAATGACCGCCAACGCATTCCTGCAGCTCGGACTCTACCTCGTCGTCCTTCTCGCGCTTGCGAAGCCGCTCGGCGGCTATATGGCGCGCGTCTACGAGGGCCAGCCCACGTTCCTCGGTCCGGTTCTCGGGCCCATCGAGCGTCTCATCTATCGACTGTGCGGCGTCCGTCCGGACGACGGCATGACGTGGAAGACGTACGCGGTCGCGATGATGCTCTTCAATCTGCTCGGCCTCCTCGTCGTCTATCTCCTGCAGCGCTTGCAGGGATTCCTGCCTCTCAACCCGCAAGAGTTCGCCGCCGTGACGCCGGACTCGTCGTTCAACACGGCCGTCAGCTTCGCGACCAACACGAACTGGCAGGGGTACGGCGGCGAGGCCACGATGAGCTACCTGACGCAGATGCTCGGCCTCAACGTGCAGAACTTCGTCTCCGCCGCGGCCGGGATGGCGACGCTCGTCGCGTTCATCCGCGGCTTCCGCAACGTCACGACCAAGGACATCGGCAACTTCTGGGTCGACCTCACGCGCAGCACCCTCTACATCCTGCTCCCCCTCGCGCTCGTGTTGGCGCTCGTGCAGGTCTCCCAGGGAGTCGTGCAGAACTTCTCCGCCTACAAGACGGTCCCGCTCCTCCAGCCGACGTCCATGACGACGCCCGTGACGGACGCCGACGGCAACCCCGTGCTCGACGAGCAGGGCCAGCCGAAGACGGAGACGAAGGCGGTGACGGAGCAGACGTTGCCCATGGGCCCAGCCGCGTCGCAGGTGGCGATCAAACAGCTCGGCACGAACGGCGGCGGATTTTTCAACGTCAACTCGTCCCATCCCTACGAGAACCCGACGCCGCTCTCCAACTTCTTCGAAATGCTCGCCATCCTGCTGATCGGTGCGGCGCTCTGCTACACGTTCGGCGTCATGGTCCACGACACGCGCCAGGGCTGGGCGGTGCTCGCGGCCATGACGGCGATCTTCATCGTCCTGCTCGCGCTCTGCGTGTGGGCCGAATACCAGGGCAATCCGAGGATCGCGGCGCTCGGGGTCGACACCGTCGCGAGCAACCTCTCGCCCGGCGGCAACATGGAGGGCAAGGAGGTGCGCTTCGGCGTCGCCAACTCGGCGCTCTGGGCCACCGCCACGACCGCCGCCTCGAACGGTTCGGTGAACGCGATGCACGACTCGTTCACCCCGCTCGGCGGCCTGGTTCCGCTGTTCATGATGCAGCTGGGAGAGGTGATCTACGGCGGCGTCGGCTCGGGGCTCTACGGCATGCTCGTGTTCGCGATCATCGCGGTGTTCGTCGCCGGGCTCATGGTCGGGCGCACGCCGGAGTACCTGGGAAAGAAGATCGAGGCCTACGAGATGAAGATGGCCTCGCTCGTCATCCTGATCCCACCCATCGTCGTGCTCGGATTCACCGCGCTCGGCGTTGCGACGGAGGCCGGTCTCGCAGGGCGCTTCAACAAGGGCGCCCACGGCTTCAGCGAGATCCTCTATGCGTTCAGCTCGATGGGCAACAACAACGGCAGCGCCTTCGCCGGGCTCGGCGCCAACAATCCCTTCTACAACACGAGCGGTGGGATCGCGATGCTGTTCGCACGCTACTGGCTCGCCATTCCGACGCTCGCCATCGCCGGCTCGCTCGCGCAGAAGAAGGTCGTTCCGGCGAGCCCCGGCACGCTCCCGACGCACACGGCGCTCTTCGTCGTGATGCTGATCGGAGTCGTGATCATCGTGGGCGCCCTCACCTTCATTCCCGCCCTCGCGCTCGGCCCCATCGTCGAGCACCTCATGATGACTGCGTGATCGAGACGCACAAGCGGAGTCGATGATGACACAATCCAAGGCTCGTCCCCTCCTGGACCCAGAGATCGTGCGCGGCGCCATCGTGGCGTCGTTCGCGAAGCTCGACCCGCGCCATCAGGTGCGAAACCCCGTGATGTTCGTCGTGCTCGTCGGCAGCGTCATCACGACCGTGCTCTTCGTGCAGGCGCTCGGTGGTCACGGCGAGGCGCCCGCCGGCTTCATCCTCGCGGTGTCGCTCTGGCTGTGGTTCACCGTGCTCTTCGCGAACTTCGCCGAGGCGATGGCCGAGGGCCGCGGCAAGGCGCAGGCCGACGCGCTCCGCAAGGCGCGCCGCGACATCGTCGCGCGAAAGCTCGACCGAGCTCCCTCGAACGGCTCCTTCGACCCCACGCGCGCCAAGTTCACGTCGGTGACCAGCGCGGACCTACGGAAGGGCAACCTCGTCTTCGTCGAGGCGGGCGAGTTCATCCCGAGCGACGGGGAGATCACGATCGGCATCGCGTCGGTCGACGAGAGCGCCATCACCGGGGAGAGCGCACCCGTGATCCGCGAGGCCGGCGGCGACCGGAGCGCTGTCACGGGGGGCACGCGCGTCCTCTCCGACTGGCTCGTCATCACGATCACGAGCGACCCGGGCGAAACATTCCTCGACCGGATGATCGCGATGGTGGAGGGCGCCAAGCGGCAGAAGACGCCGAACGAGATCGCCCTCAACATCCTGCTGGCCGGGTTCACGATCATCTTCCTGCTCGCGACCGTGACGCTGCTGCCGTTCTCGATCTACAGCGTGAACGAGGTCGGGCAGGGGGCGCCGATCACGGTGACCGTGCTGGCGGCGCTCCTCGTCTGCTTGATCCCGACCACCATCGGCGGGCTCCTCTCCGCCATCGGCATTGCCGGCATGGACCGCATGATCCAGTCGAACGTCATCGCGATGTCGGGCCGCGCCGTCGAGGCGGCCGGCGACGTCGACGTGCTCTTGCTGGACAAGACCGGCACGATCACGCTCGGCAACCGGCAGGCCACGGCCTTCATGCCGGCCGACGGCGTGAGCGTCGAGAAGCTCGCCGACGCCGCGCAGCTCGCCTCGCTCGCCGACGAGACGCCCGAGGGCCGCAGCATCGTCGTCCTCGCCAAGGAGAGGTACGGGCTCCGCGAGCGGGACATCCACGCGCTCGGAGCCACCTTCGTGCCCTTCAGCGCCCAGACCCGCATGAGCGGCGCCGACCTGAACGGCCGCCAGGTACGCAAAGGCGCATCCGACGCGATCGAGGAATACGTGAAGGCGCTGGGCGGGCATTTCCCGGCCGTCGTCCACACGAGCGTCGAGACGATCGCACGCGAGGGCGGGACGCCGCTCGTCGTGGCCGAGGGCGCACAGGTCATGGGCGTCATCCAGCTGAAGGACATCGTCAAGACGCGCATCAAGGACCGCTTCGCCGAGCTCCGGCGCATGGGCATCAAGACGGTCATGATCACCGGCGACAACCCGCTGACGGCCGCATCGATCGCCGCCGAAGCCGGCGTCGACGACTTCCTCGCGCAGGCCACGCCCGAGAAGAAGCTCGACCTCATCCGCGAGCATCAGCGCGGCGGCCGGCTCGTCGCCATGACGGGCGACGGGACCAACGACGCCCCCGCGCTCGCCCAGGCGGACGTCGCCGTCGCGATGAACACCGGAACCCAGGCCGCGAAGGAAGCCGGCAACATGGTCGACCTCGACTCGAACCCGACCAAGCTGATCGAGATCGTCGAGATCGGGAAGCAACTCCTGATGACTCGCGGCGCGCTCACCACCTTCAGCATCGCGAACGACGTCGCGAAGTACTTCGCGATCATCCCGGCGGCCTTCGCGACCACCTATCCGGTCCTCAACCGCCTGAACGTGATGGGCCTCGCGACTCCGCAGAGCGCCATCCTCTCGGCCGTCATCTTCAATGCCATCATCATCATCCTCCTGATCCCCCTCGCGCTGCGCGGCGTACGCTATCGGGCGGTCGGGGCGTCCGTCCTCTTGCGCGACAACCTGCTCATCTACGGCCTCGGCGGCATCGTCGCACCCTTCATCGGCATCAAGGCGATCGACATGCTGCTGGTAGGGCTCGGGCTCGCCTGACCACGGGAGACGACCAATGAAACAACTCCGTCCAGCCCTGATGTCCCTCGCGCTGCTGACGATCCTCACGGGAGTCGTCTATCCGCTCGTCGTGACCGGCATCGCCCAGGTGCTCTTCCCGTCGCAGGCGAACGGCAGCCTGATCGTGAAGGACGGCCAGCCCGTCGGCTCGGCCCTGATCGGTCAACCCTTCGACGATCCGAAGTACTTCTGGAGCCGGCTCTCGGCGACCTCGCCAGTCGCGTACAACGGCGCCGTGTCCTCGGGATCGAACCTGGGTCCGCTGAACGACGCGCTCGTGGACGCGGTGAAGGCGCGCGTCGACGCCTTGAAGAACGCCGATCCGGCGAACCCGCGGCCCATTCCGGTCGATCTCGTCACCGCGTCCGGAAGCGGGCTCGACCCGCACATCAGTCCGGCTGCCGCCACCTATCAGGTGGCCCGCGTGGCGCGGGTGCGCGGGCTCCCCGAGGCGACGGTCGAAGGGCTCGTCACGCGCCACACGCACGGTCGCCAGTTGGGGATGCTCGGTGAGCCCGTGGTCGACGTTCTGGCGTTGAACCTCGCGCTGGACGCCGCGACCAAGTAGAATCTCGCCGCGTGCCCTCTCGCACCTCGGATGACGCCCGGCGTCCGTCGCCCGAGGCCCTGCTAGCGACGGCGGCGCGAGAGACGCGCGCGCGGCTCAAGATCTTCGTCGGGGCGGCGCCGGGGGTAGGCAAGACCTACGCGATGTTGCAGGCCGCGCGCCAGCGGCGGGCGGAGGGCATCGTCGTCGTCGTCGGCGTCGTCGAGACGCACGGGCGCTCCGAGACCACGGCGTTGCTCGAGGGTCTCGAGGTCATCCCGCGCCGCGCCATCCCATATCGCGGGCAGATGCTCGCCGAGATGGACCTCGACGCCCTGCTCGCGAGACGGCCCGAGCTGGCGGTGGTCGACGAGCTCGCGCACACGAACGCGCCCGGTAGCCGGCATCCGAAGCGCTACCTCGACGTCCAGGAGCTTCTCGACGCGGGCATCGACGTCTACACGACGGTCAACATCCAGCACCTCGAGAGCCTGAACGACGTCGTCGCGCAGATCACGGGCGTGCGCGTCCGCGAGACGGTGCCGGACGCGATCCTCGATCGCGCCGACGAGGTCCAGCTGATCGACCTTCCGCCCGAAGAGCTGCTCCAACGCTTGCGCGACGGCAAGGTCTACGTGCCCCAGCAGGCCGAGCGCGCGCTCGAGCACTTCTTCCAACCCGCCAACCTGACAGCGCTGCGAGAGCTCGCGCTGCGGGAGACGGCCGAGCACGTCGACGAGCAGGTGCAGACGCATCGCCGGGCGCGCGGCGTCGCGGAGCCCTGGGGCGTCGCGGAGCGGCTGCTCGTGGCGGTCGGTGGCGGCGCCCTCTCGGAACGGCTCGTCCGCATCACGCGGCGGATCGCCGAGCGGCGTGACGCGCCATGGATGGCCGTCTTCGTCGAGCCGTCGCGCTTCCATGAGGCGTCCGAGGAGGAGCGCGCGCGGCCGGCGCAGGTGCTCGCACTGGTGAAGCGGCTCGGCGGCGAGGCGCTGACCGTGCCGGGGGACGACGTCGCCGGGGAGCTCGTCCGCGTCGCGCGCGAGCACGACGCGACGGAAATCATCGTCGGACGCCCGGTTCGCCCCGCTTGGCACGCGCTGCGCGGCCGCTCTGTCGTGGACAGGGTCATTCGTCTCAGCGAGTCGATCGACGTGCGCGTGGTGTCCGGAGGCGCCGAGGCGGTCGCGCCGGCGCCGCCGCCGCGGCGCTGGGGTAGCCCGCGCCGCTATGCGATGGCGGGCGGCATCGTCGTCGCCGCGGGCCTCATCGCGCGCGGGCTCCAGCTCGTCTTGCCGCTCCCCGATCCGGGCATGGTGTTCCTGGCCGCGGTGCTCGTGAGCGCGATCGCAACGGGGCTCGGGCCGTCGATCGCCGCCTCGATCGTCGCGCTCCTCGTGTACGACTTCTTCTTCGTCGAGCCGTACTACACGTTCACGGTCGCAAAACCCCAGGACATTCTCTCCCTCATGGTGTTCCTCGTGGTGGCCGTGGTCCTCTCCGAGCTCACCTCGCGCGTGCGGGCGCAAGCGGAAGCGGCGCGGCGACGCGAAGCGCGGATGACCGCCCTGCGGGCGTTCGCCGGCGAAATGGCCGCCGCGGCGACCCTCGCAGACGTCGTCGGGCGGACCGTCCAGCACGTGAGCCGGGTGCTCGGGGCGCCGGCGGCGGTGCTGCTCCCCGAGGGCGAGCGTCTCACCGTGCAAGGCATCGATCCTCCGGGGACGGAGCTCGATGAGCCCGAGCGGGGGACGGCCGCGTGGGTGTGGCAGCACGACCAGCCGGCCGGGCGGGGGACGGACACGCTGCCCGGGGGCGGGTGGCTGCACGTGCCCCTGTCGACGGCGCGCGGCGCGGTCGGGGTGCTCGCGCTGCGCGCGACCGCGGACCAGGTGCTTCCGCTCGAGCAGCGCCAGCTCCTCGAAGCGTTCGCGGGGCAGGCCGCCGTCGCGATCGAGCGCAGCCGCATCGACGTCGTCCTCGCCGAAAAGGCGAAGACGGAGGCGGTCATCGAGAGCATCGAGGACGGCCTCGTGGTTCTCGATCACACGGGGCACGTGGTCCACGTGAACGAGGTGGCGTGCGCGATCCTCGGCGTCGAGCGGGCGCAGGCGCTCGGAACCGCGTTCGCCGAGCTCGGCTCGAATCACCCGCACTACCTGCGGCTGCGCGGAGTGGTGGCCAACCTCCTCGCGCACCCCGAGCAGCCTCACGAGCCGGTCGAGCTCGCGCTCTACCTGCGCGGGCGCGACCACTACTTCGTGCTGCGCCCGACGCCACTCCATCTCCCCGGCGGCGGGCCCGCGGGGCTGATCGTCGTCCTCCAGGACGTCACCTATCTGCGCGACCAGGAGGCACGCCGCGAGCAGCTCATGGCGACGCTGTCCCACGAGCTCCGCACCCCGCTCCAATCGCTTCGGCTGGCGACCGACCTGTTGGACCGGTCGGGCACCTCGGCCGACGGGCCGCCCGCGGAGCTCGTCGCGGCCGCGCGCGAGGACGTGGCGCGGCTCGAGGACGTGGCGGCGCGGCTCCTCGACGTGTCGCGGTCGCGGGCGATGAGCATTGCGCTCGAGCGGCGCGACCTCGACCTGCCGGACGTGGTCACGCGCGTCGTGCGTCTGTTTGCGCTGCAGGCCCGTGAGCGGGACGTGACGGTCACCCCCGCGATCGCCGAGGGCAACCTCCGTCTGGCGGGGGACCCGACGAAGATCACCTGGGCGCTCTCGAACCTGATCGCCAACGCGCTCCGCTACACGCCGCGCGGCGGGCGGATCACGGTCGAAGCCGGGGCCGCCAACGGCGCCGTGCGCCTCGTGGTCGCCGACACCGGGCCCGGGATCCCCCCCGAGCTGCGGGAGCGGATCTTCGAGCGGTTCGTGCAGGGTGGGGGCGACACCGAGCCGGGCGCCGCCGGCCTCGGGCTCGCCATCGTGCGCGACATCGTGCAGGCTCACGGCGGCCGGGTCTTCGTCGAGAGTGAGGTCGGCCACGGGACGCGCTTCACGATCGAGCTTCCGCGGGGGTGACCAGGATGCCGACCATCCTCATCGTCGATGACGAGAAGAACATCCGGACGCACCTCGCGAGCGTCGTGGAGCGGGCGGGCTACCGTGCCCTCGTGGCCGCCGACGGGACCGATGCCCTGCGCCGGCTCGAGCGGGAGGCGGTCGACCTCGTGCTGTCCGACGTGCGCATGCCCGGCCTCGACGGGATGACGCTCCTGCGCGAGCTGCGGAGCCGGCGACCCGAGGCGCTCGTCATCCTCATGACGGCCTTCGCGACGGTCGCGGGAGCGGTCGAAGCCATGCGCGAGGGCGCTCACGACTACCTCGTGAAGCCTTTCTCGATGGACGAGGTCGAGGTCGTGATCGCGCGCGCGCTCGAGGTGCAGGGGCTCCGGCGGGAGAATCGCAGCCTGCGGCGCGCGGTCGATCCTCCTGCGCTCCTCGAGTCGGCGAATCCGGCGATGCGGCGCGTGCTCGAGACGGCGCTACAGGCGGCGGCGTCCGACGCGACCGTGCTGCTCGGCGGCGAGAGCGGAACGGGAAAGAACGTGCTCGCGCGCGCGATCCACGATTGGAGCCCGCGCCGCACGCGGCCGTTCGTCGTGATCGCGTGCACGACGCTCGCCGATCACCTCCTCGAGAGCGAGCTTTTCGGACACGTGCGAGGAGCCTTCACGGGTGCCTGGAAGGACAAGCCCGGTCGCCTCGAGCGCGCGCAGGGGGGCACGGTCTTCCTCGACGAGGTTGGCGAGCTGCCGCCCGAGCTGCAGGCGAAGCTGCTCCGCTTCCTGGAGGAACGGCAGTTCGAGCGCGTCGGCGGGGCGGACACGATCGAGGTCGACGCACGCGTCGTAGCGGCGACGAACCGGGACCTCGAAGCCGAGGTGCATGCAGGGCGCTTCCGCGAAGACCTCTTCTTCCGCTTGAACGTGATCGGGCTCCGGCTTCCGCCTCTCCGGGAGCGTCCCGAGGACCTGCCGGCGCTCGTCGATCACCTGCTCGGCACGCTGCGGGTCCGTCACGCGCGCCCCGACGTCGCGCTCGCCCCGGCCGCACGCGAGGCCCTTCTGGCGTCGCGCTGGCCCGGCAACGTGCGCGAGCTGGTGAACGTTCTCGAGCGCGCGCTCGTGCTCTGCCGCGGCGACGCGGTACAGGTGGAGGACCTGCCCGATCACGTGACGCGCCCGGGCCCGCCTCCGCCGACTGGCGGGACGTCGTCGCTCGAGGACATGGAGCGGCGGCACGTGCAGACCGTGCTCGCCGAGTCGGCGACGCTCGAAGAGGCGGCGGCGCGGCTCGGCATCAACGTCACGACGCTCTGGCGCAAGCGCAAGCGCTGGAACCTCGACTGACGCCGACCGACCGGGGAGGTGCCACCGCACGCCCGCCACCAGCGTATGCTGGGGGGAGGGACGGGCGTGCGGCGGCAAGCCCGAAGCGCCCGTGTCAGCGCATCGGGAGGGATTGGATCAGTGGCCCCCGATCGCCCTGGTAGACGTTGAGTGTGTGTCCCTCGATCCAGTCGATCTCGCTGGCGAGCGAGATGACGGCGGCGACGGCCAGCTCCTCGCTCACGCCGGCGGGAAGCGCGGCCTCGTAGATTCGCGGAGCGGCCTCGTACGGACCGATGCGAAGGCGCAGCCAGCCCACCTCGGTGCCCTTCGTGTCGCGGAGCGCCGACTGGTACCTGCCACGGACGTCGAGGATCGTCTGTGCGCTCCGGGTGAGGGTGGTCGTTGCGGCGTTGCCGTCGGTCCTTGCGAAGACGTCGGACTGGATGGGCTCGCCCCCGGGCGGCTCGATGTGCAGACGCACGGCGTTGTCGTCCCAGCTCGGGCGGACGTCGCCGAGCGACTGGTCCGAGACCTCGAGGCCCGCCCGCGCGCTCGTGCCGGCATTGCCGTCGATCCAGTAGGCCGCCAGCGTCTTCCCATCGTGGCGCAGCGCCCAGGCGGGATCGCCGGGGAGACGCAGGAACTGCGGAGCCGTCACGAGAGCCGGCTTGCCCGACAGCGGGCGATCCACGACGAACACCTGGCTCTCCTGGTGTGCCGCGAAGGTGACGTCGGAATCGAGGGGGATCGTGTGCAGGCCGCACCCGCAGGCGACGACCGGGCCGAGTGACGTCAGGATGAAGAGGAAGACTCTCATCGCGCCTCGTCGAGGTTTGGATACGCTCGATGCCCGGACGGGCCCGGCCCGAGGGCCGGACCCGTCCGGTTCGCATCAGCCGGCTACTGGTTGGGGCAGTCCGCGATGCAGAACGTGAAGTTGGTGTGGCAGACCTGCTTTGCCTCCGAGCACTGGAACTTGCACAGCTTGAACGTCAAGCTCTTGGTCACGAGGCATCCCTGATCCCCCGATGCCCAGATGGTGTCGCCGTCCGGAATCGTCTTGCAGGCCTTCGTGTCGTTCCTGCGGTTCGTCCGGCACGTCTTCATGCAGGTCTTGCGGGTCGTCGGGACGTTCGTCAGGCACTTCGACAGGTTCGTCTGGCACTTCGTCGCGCACTTGACCCCGTCGCCGGCCGCGAAGCACTGGGCGTACGCCGTCTGATACTGCTTCAAGCAGTCGTCCTTCGTGCCCGGGCACTGCCGGTACGCCTGCTTCGCAGCTTTGATGCAGGCCCGCGTTTCGGGGCTGAACGGGTGCGGGAGCAGCGTGGTGGTCGTGCTGGTACTGGTGGACGTGGTGGTCGTGGCGGTTTGCGCGTGCGCCGTGCCGCGCAGGAGCACGGCGATCGCCAGGACCCCCACTGTCATGCACTTCGATACTCGAAACATCGCGAAAGTCTCCATCTGCGTGCCTCCGGTCCATCCGGGGCCGCGAGCGTTTGTGGTGGCGTTCATGGTGTCGTCCCGGTCCTCGGTCAGAACTTCACGAGGGCGTCGATCTGAAAGCGCGTCTGGGTCGGGTTGTTCACGAAGTTCGCCGTCCCCTGGCTCGCGACCCACGGCCGGTCGATGAAGCTGGTGAAGTAGGCCTTCGTGCTGATCGTGAGCGGGTTCAAGAGCTGATAGGCGAAGCCGACCACCGGCCCCTGCTGGTTCGTCCCGCCGACGC
The window above is part of the Candidatus Eisenbacteria bacterium genome. Proteins encoded here:
- the kdpA gene encoding potassium-transporting ATPase subunit KdpA, whose translation is MTANAFLQLGLYLVVLLALAKPLGGYMARVYEGQPTFLGPVLGPIERLIYRLCGVRPDDGMTWKTYAVAMMLFNLLGLLVVYLLQRLQGFLPLNPQEFAAVTPDSSFNTAVSFATNTNWQGYGGEATMSYLTQMLGLNVQNFVSAAAGMATLVAFIRGFRNVTTKDIGNFWVDLTRSTLYILLPLALVLALVQVSQGVVQNFSAYKTVPLLQPTSMTTPVTDADGNPVLDEQGQPKTETKAVTEQTLPMGPAASQVAIKQLGTNGGGFFNVNSSHPYENPTPLSNFFEMLAILLIGAALCYTFGVMVHDTRQGWAVLAAMTAIFIVLLALCVWAEYQGNPRIAALGVDTVASNLSPGGNMEGKEVRFGVANSALWATATTAASNGSVNAMHDSFTPLGGLVPLFMMQLGEVIYGGVGSGLYGMLVFAIIAVFVAGLMVGRTPEYLGKKIEAYEMKMASLVILIPPIVVLGFTALGVATEAGLAGRFNKGAHGFSEILYAFSSMGNNNGSAFAGLGANNPFYNTSGGIAMLFARYWLAIPTLAIAGSLAQKKVVPASPGTLPTHTALFVVMLIGVVIIVGALTFIPALALGPIVEHLMMTA
- the kdpF gene encoding K(+)-transporting ATPase subunit F, with translation MSASRRAPAMLYAIGGIVTLVLFVYLFAALLKPEWF
- a CDS encoding ATP-binding protein, with amino-acid sequence MPSRTSDDARRPSPEALLATAARETRARLKIFVGAAPGVGKTYAMLQAARQRRAEGIVVVVGVVETHGRSETTALLEGLEVIPRRAIPYRGQMLAEMDLDALLARRPELAVVDELAHTNAPGSRHPKRYLDVQELLDAGIDVYTTVNIQHLESLNDVVAQITGVRVRETVPDAILDRADEVQLIDLPPEELLQRLRDGKVYVPQQAERALEHFFQPANLTALRELALRETAEHVDEQVQTHRRARGVAEPWGVAERLLVAVGGGALSERLVRITRRIAERRDAPWMAVFVEPSRFHEASEEERARPAQVLALVKRLGGEALTVPGDDVAGELVRVAREHDATEIIVGRPVRPAWHALRGRSVVDRVIRLSESIDVRVVSGGAEAVAPAPPPRRWGSPRRYAMAGGIVVAAGLIARGLQLVLPLPDPGMVFLAAVLVSAIATGLGPSIAASIVALLVYDFFFVEPYYTFTVAKPQDILSLMVFLVVAVVLSELTSRVRAQAEAARRREARMTALRAFAGEMAAAATLADVVGRTVQHVSRVLGAPAAVLLPEGERLTVQGIDPPGTELDEPERGTAAWVWQHDQPAGRGTDTLPGGGWLHVPLSTARGAVGVLALRATADQVLPLEQRQLLEAFAGQAAVAIERSRIDVVLAEKAKTEAVIESIEDGLVVLDHTGHVVHVNEVACAILGVERAQALGTAFAELGSNHPHYLRLRGVVANLLAHPEQPHEPVELALYLRGRDHYFVLRPTPLHLPGGGPAGLIVVLQDVTYLRDQEARREQLMATLSHELRTPLQSLRLATDLLDRSGTSADGPPAELVAAAREDVARLEDVAARLLDVSRSRAMSIALERRDLDLPDVVTRVVRLFALQARERDVTVTPAIAEGNLRLAGDPTKITWALSNLIANALRYTPRGGRITVEAGAANGAVRLVVADTGPGIPPELRERIFERFVQGGGDTEPGAAGLGLAIVRDIVQAHGGRVFVESEVGHGTRFTIELPRG
- the kdpC gene encoding potassium-transporting ATPase subunit KdpC translates to MKQLRPALMSLALLTILTGVVYPLVVTGIAQVLFPSQANGSLIVKDGQPVGSALIGQPFDDPKYFWSRLSATSPVAYNGAVSSGSNLGPLNDALVDAVKARVDALKNADPANPRPIPVDLVTASGSGLDPHISPAAATYQVARVARVRGLPEATVEGLVTRHTHGRQLGMLGEPVVDVLALNLALDAATK
- the kdpB gene encoding potassium-transporting ATPase subunit KdpB, which produces MTQSKARPLLDPEIVRGAIVASFAKLDPRHQVRNPVMFVVLVGSVITTVLFVQALGGHGEAPAGFILAVSLWLWFTVLFANFAEAMAEGRGKAQADALRKARRDIVARKLDRAPSNGSFDPTRAKFTSVTSADLRKGNLVFVEAGEFIPSDGEITIGIASVDESAITGESAPVIREAGGDRSAVTGGTRVLSDWLVITITSDPGETFLDRMIAMVEGAKRQKTPNEIALNILLAGFTIIFLLATVTLLPFSIYSVNEVGQGAPITVTVLAALLVCLIPTTIGGLLSAIGIAGMDRMIQSNVIAMSGRAVEAAGDVDVLLLDKTGTITLGNRQATAFMPADGVSVEKLADAAQLASLADETPEGRSIVVLAKERYGLRERDIHALGATFVPFSAQTRMSGADLNGRQVRKGASDAIEEYVKALGGHFPAVVHTSVETIAREGGTPLVVAEGAQVMGVIQLKDIVKTRIKDRFAELRRMGIKTVMITGDNPLTAASIAAEAGVDDFLAQATPEKKLDLIREHQRGGRLVAMTGDGTNDAPALAQADVAVAMNTGTQAAKEAGNMVDLDSNPTKLIEIVEIGKQLLMTRGALTTFSIANDVAKYFAIIPAAFATTYPVLNRLNVMGLATPQSAILSAVIFNAIIIILLIPLALRGVRYRAVGASVLLRDNLLIYGLGGIVAPFIGIKAIDMLLVGLGLA
- a CDS encoding sigma-54 dependent transcriptional regulator, translated to MPTILIVDDEKNIRTHLASVVERAGYRALVAADGTDALRRLEREAVDLVLSDVRMPGLDGMTLLRELRSRRPEALVILMTAFATVAGAVEAMREGAHDYLVKPFSMDEVEVVIARALEVQGLRRENRSLRRAVDPPALLESANPAMRRVLETALQAAASDATVLLGGESGTGKNVLARAIHDWSPRRTRPFVVIACTTLADHLLESELFGHVRGAFTGAWKDKPGRLERAQGGTVFLDEVGELPPELQAKLLRFLEERQFERVGGADTIEVDARVVAATNRDLEAEVHAGRFREDLFFRLNVIGLRLPPLRERPEDLPALVDHLLGTLRVRHARPDVALAPAAREALLASRWPGNVRELVNVLERALVLCRGDAVQVEDLPDHVTRPGPPPPTGGTSSLEDMERRHVQTVLAESATLEEAAARLGINVTTLWRKRKRWNLD